One Vicia villosa cultivar HV-30 ecotype Madison, WI linkage group LG5, Vvil1.0, whole genome shotgun sequence genomic window, TTCAACCTTGTATCAATTCAAGTCCTTACCATTTCTACTCAAACAACATGTCGACAACATCAACCATCCTCATATAAATTTCCAGCATCAAGTTCACCACATTAGCAACGAAATTCACATTATCAACACTAAAtcaacaccaaaaaaaaaaatccagcAACTATTTACCTTCATACAATCACACTTTTATGTCATTTTGAAGCATCCAATCATTATTCCAACACAAATAAATTCCAGCATTGTTTCATGTATTAAAGTAGCTTTAAAACTTATGAAATCAACATCCAAACATCATTAAATACCAACAATTAACAACAAATCATGAATAAGTGCCAACAATTAGCAACATCACCAATGCCATTCAAACAATAAAACAAACAACACACATTAATAACAACACAATTCCGGAAGCGCACCAGCATGTCAAACTCACACACAAAGTAGCAAGCAAATGAATATTGAATGGAGCACCAGCATGTCAAACTCACACACAAAGTAGCAAGCAAATGAATATTGAATGGAGCCGACATTTCGCTACCTTGACACAACACAAAATTAGCATATGGATATCAAGGACTCAACTTAAGGATTGACAAATTAGACTCAAATCGGAGTTTTAAAGTCGAAAGCAAATGTTCAAGAATGGATTCGATTCTAACTTATGTCAACTCATGAATCCGTCAACAAATcgcaacaatttcaaaaaaaattcaagaatcaACACAAATTCACATATTCAAGCAAAATTAACTTATAAGTTCAAACATTTGCAAGAGACAATAATATTCATCTTCAACACAAGCAAGCTCCATTAAGTTGATTATTCAAGAACCATAACAAATAATATCATCAAAGATGCTTCCAAGTATTTCAACTTATGTTCATGAACAGTCTACTCCAAGCAACAACGTACATTATTGCATTTTCAATTAACAACAAACAGTAGCTTTCAATTAACAATAGCAGTGTCTTTCAATTAACAATAATAGTGTCACCGTCATCCATATCACCGCTTGTGCATTTCAATTTGTTCCTTAATGACAATTATCACATAATCAAAAGCAAAACTCATCGCTATTTTCGGTTTGCAACAGCAACATCATCCATTCAATATCAATATATAATGTCATCATTAATTGAACTCAAATAACAACAATTAGCATCAAGGCTCGGAGCATTACCGGAAACGTAATCGGAGAGGAGAAGATTGAAGcctcacgaagaagaagaagaggtgtCAGCGAAATTCGAGAACGGCGGAAGAAGACGAGGTTGCGTGGCCGAAGTGAAGACGAGGAGAGTGGATTTGCGGTTGTGAACCGGATGGAAGGTGCACACGCGGAAGTGATGACGTGCGATGGTCTGAGATGATCGGAAGTGAAGAGATTCAAGAGTAATTGAACTTTTGCTTCTTTTTATGTTCTTGAACGTGAAGAAATCTACACCAAGTTCTTGAGCAAAATTGGTAAAAGGTTGTATTTGATTTTAGAGAGTTGGGAGAgaatgagagaaagtgtttttgtgAATTTTGGGTCAATGGAAATTATGAGAGAAAAAGGGGGAAAATAGTTTATATAGTGTATGTATTGAAATGTAAAAAATGCCCCTTAATTATCTTTTTTTGCTTGTTTTCGAGGAAATGTGACTCGGTGCGAAATTCGGAAATGAAACAAAcatcactgtgaagatgaccaaatttgtgactcgtagccgcgagaatcgtctcaatccgacaaacggtgaggaaattatgcgcgtttgaatgacgagaaatgtcgattcatctggtgcgactgtgcagactTTTtgcgagtaccgctcaaagaacgcgATTAAACTCTACATTCAGCTCAAAATCTGAACGTACACGTGTGTGATGAAGAATCGAAGATAACAAAATTTTCGAGAGAACACCGCCAGAATGGAcctcatacgataaaaattgaagaagttatgaattttcaaacttgtcgcgacatacccgaaaatacattttttacCGAAAAGTCACGAcgctcttcaaaatgctgggcatTTTCTgtgcataattggtcttcggtcTGAACATATGAAATTTCGAGAATAATGGCACGGAGCTGCAGTTAAAATCTCGAGCAAATCTGACAAGCggatcatgagatatgaattttttaaggcccgaaaacctacattcagcaccatttttcactgtgaaatctcAAGTAATTTGCTAATTCGACCACCTTCCTCAAAGATTTGGTTTTTGAGCCAAGCACGAAAGTTGTAGGGAACGTCAAAACAGTCCTCGTTTCGTGGGAACCAAGCTCATAACATCTTCCTACTAaaacttgtgaatttcttcgtaTTTTCCCCGTATAACCAATCTTTGCGCCACACTTCCTTAACACCataaaaactctttattatttttactcccttttcgaacgacgaaataaacgtctttgataacttatatctcaaataaagagggaaaattttggggttcAACACTTTGTAAAATATCACAAGGTCGTACGCAAAAAAAGTGTGGCTAAGAATGATTGTCTTACCAATTGATATGCATGTCAACTTACCCTAATCCACCATCATAGATAATTGCCTACTAAGTGCCCTTTAAACAGTGCAGAAGGACAATGAGTATAGAGGATCTCTTTGTCGCAGACcttgttttaataatttaaacGGTGAAAGTGTAGCACTGTGTCTTCCGAACCTTCTGTCTAAAAACCAGCTCGATCCAACAATTAAAGAATATAGAATTGTTAATTTTCTGAaactgtttataagaaaaacgAGAATCCCTAACTCTAATCCTCAAGTTGCTCCCTATCTATAATTTACTTCCACGCTACCTTTCACTTAAAAAACTAATTTATGTGTTAGAGTGCTAACCTTACAAGTAAGTCTCTCTCCGCCGCACTGAAAACTTAGTCCACCACATCAAGATTCTAATACTCATTTCTGGTTTGACCTCGGTACATTTTGTAAGCACCATATTGAGAAAAAAACCCTGAACTTTAATGGGAGGCCTCTAATATTGGGCCAGCACTGGCTTTCCTTAACCCCAACATTAAATCCGAAGTATGTATTTGAAAAAAGAAGCTTCTTTTCCCACCCGTCACTTGTACTTCAAATGAATAGGTGGATACATTTTAACAAAAACGTGTTTTTCCTGTGAAAAGTGTGTAATTTAACTGAAATAAAACAaactgaaaatgaaagaaaatttaTGAATAGTTGTAACAAGTTGAGCAAGCATACAACACATGCTTAACCATAATGATCACATGACAGTTGCAGATAAGACAGTGTACACTGCTAAGAACAAAATGAAGaaacaaaaagcatacaaaaacAGAATTAAAGAGATAAACTCGTTACGAAATTGGTTGTAAAACAATCTCTGATTCGCTCGAATCAGAAGACTGTTCATCTTTCTAAAACTGGCTCGGTTGTTCTCCTTGCCATGTCCAAACAATGTCCTTCAGGTTGCTCTCCTTGCCAGGTCCAAACAATTTCTTTAAGCGAAGGCCGGAcattctctttcaaaagcttttggTACTCCAATGTGTCTCCGTTCGACTTTTTCAGCTCGACTAAATGGAAGGCCGGTGTGATCTCGAAAATCTCTGCATTGATACCTAGACGTCCTTTTCTTCCTTCCTTTGAACCTTCTAACTTGAGCAAGCCTCCGTCTTTTTTCTTCAGTTTTAGCCCGAGGTTCTTGCAAATTTCATCAAACTTGGTTATGATAACTGAAGCAGGTTTTTTGGACGTAAATCGCATTTCTGTCTTTTGTTCTTTCTCATCGAACAAACCGGACAAGTCAAAACCTGATGAAAGGGAGATGATATCGAAAGCGTTTAGGTTACTACAAGGTTTTGGAAGATCAACATTATCGCCGTTCTCAGAAGCTTTAAATACTTCGTCTATGTCGAGAGGAGCTAGTTCTTTGTTGTCCGTGTCGGTAACAATAGGCTTCTCTAAACCCTTTTTGAACCAAGAACTTTGCATAATTTTGGCCAATGATATCCTCGACTTTGGATTTGGATTCAATATTTTCGACAACAATCTTCGTACATCCGATGAAAACCAGTTAGGATATTTGAAATCCGCATTACCGATTTTCTTATACATCTCTATCAAATTTGAATCTCTAAACGGAAGAAAACCAGCCAACATAACATACAAGATCACACCACACGACCATATATCAGCTTTAGTCCCATCGTATGGCTTTCGGTTTATCACTTCCGGGGCGACGTACGCAGGTGTGCCACATGTAGTATGGAGCAATCCGTCTTGGTGTTTAGTATCGGCAAGCGCACTTAACCCGAAATCTGAGACCTTCAAATTTCCATTTTCATCCAACAGAAGATTTTCTGGTTTTAAATCGCGATGACACACACCTCGGCTATGACAGTAATCAACGGCACTGACCAGTTGCTGAAAATATCGCCTAGCATCATCATGATTGAGCTTTCCTTTGGATATCTTGTCGAAGAGTTCGCCGCCTTTGACATACTCCATGACAACATAAATCTTGGTTTTGCTCGCCATTACCTCATAAAGCTCGACAACATGCGGATGCCTGACAAGTCTCATCACAGAAATTTCGCACTTAATTTGATCAATCATCCCAaccttcaaaaccttttctttatcAATAACTTTTATCGCAACATTCATTCCATTTTTGAGGTTCCTCGCATGGTAGACCTTTGCGAAAGTTCCCTGGCCTAACAACTTCCCGAGTTCGTATCGTTGCATAAGCACACTTCCTTTTCGTTCCATTGCTAGCAACACTTTTTTTTTGTACAATCCAACGCTAATATCAAGAAGCTGCTTCTCGAGAAACTCAAAGctcaaccatcttcatcaacgTCAAGTTTTGAAATCTTACAATGGCGAAGAATTGTAGCCACCTCAATCACTTGAACACGATAAAGATATGAACATTGGAATAAACATCCAATCTCGTCAAGGATGATTAAGAGTACCTCATACGGAGGTACAGCCTCGTTGGCCTCGGGAAAAGGGTATTTAACTAGCAAGCACATCTTTCAGCATTCCCTGAATTTTGTTATGATACCCAAGAATAAGGAGTTTCGCAGAAAACTTGTAGAGTAATCAAGAAAAAAGAGACACCTGGTTAACCTTTCAAATTTTCGAGTATCGGAACGTATAATGAAAAGCACACCTGAAAGAAATAAGCAAATCTGATAAGTAACAGAAGAATCAAATCAGGCTAAATAAGTTACATAAATTTAATATAGCAACAAATACAGGCAGATCAATCTATGGTTGTTATTGGACTTAATTCCACTTCTAATCTCTCAAGTTTCGCGACGAGGGAAAACCAGAGAGCACTTTACTGAACAAAGGGGAAAGATTGGAGATCAAAATTGCATGACTGAAAAGTGACTCAGTGTTGTCGATGGCAGAGAGCAAAAATCCTGCCATGCCGGTCGTTTTGCGGGGCTGTTATAGGGGATTATGGCAGAAAAACCTGCAATATCGACCGATATTTACCATTGTGGCGAGCTCAAAAACCGCCATGTATATCCGCCATAGCATCGCCACGGCGGATATTTGGTAACACTGAAAGTGAGCAACCAAAATAACACAATTGTTATACTTAAAGACTAAACATGATGTTAAGCCTTATTATTATGTCTTCTTCTCTCATGTTACAAAAGAAGAAGCATGCGAGTTTCAAACCCGAAATGAGAAAATGATGACTACTTACACTAAATCAAATCTGAGTCGTGTCTAACTCAACTCTACAAAATCGATGCGCCTCTATAAACTCATGTTCAAGTTATGTCATTAGATGCGAGACTCATATAACATCTCACGCCCACAACTAGACATCTGGAGCGTGCCTGAAAAGGCTAGTAATAACAGGTGACCTAACAAATCTTGAGTAGACTCTAATATCATCATAAAATCTAGGTCAAACATAACTCAATTCTACAAAACCGGCTTCAAACGTGACAGACGTTTTCCAGTTATAACTCAATTTTCAAACCTCATTTCATAATTCATACAACAAGAAACTCTTACAAACAACAACTATAAACAAACACAAACCGCAACAAATCTCCCAACACACATTTCATCAAAACGACAAAAACCATTTCCAACTACCAATTTCAATTCCTCATTCCTAAAGCAGCATCCTCAAAACTCAAAACCCAGATACAAATCTAAACCAATTCAAACACCCAtgaaaacaaaaaccaaaaagCACGAAACTTTAACCGcaaaatcaaaaaaacaaaatttcaaaattccaaaacatAGAAACGAAAAACGAAAACCCAAATGCAGCATGGAAGAAAATTGACATGGGTTATACAAATTTACCTGACAAAAATTAGCGGTTTGTTTTGAAGATCTTAGCGTTGTGTGATTTAGGGTGAAGAAGGAGTTAGAGGCTATAAGACAGAAGTTGACAGAGAAGACAAACAAGTtgctgtttttgtttgttttgttgaatAAACAAGTTGGTGTTGATTTGATGCAAATGAATATTCTACATGATTCAATTAATATACTGTCCTCTAATTATTAtggtgatataataattaaaagtatAGTATAAAAGGAAATAttatcaaaagtttttttttataaatattttataaatttttttaatagttagggatgattaattatttttatcttctAAAAAACATATGATTAAATTTTATACTGAAATTTATCAATGGTCACACAATTAACTTAAAAATATATGGGTGACTTGATAAAATACATGGTATTCCCtttgtctcataataagtgttgtATTTGAGCTATGtgcgatttttaaaaaaatgattagatgcattgattttaataataaaattaatatcatttattaaaataaatttatttattagttaGTGAAGTAGTTAAAAagagtga contains:
- the LOC131601575 gene encoding CBL-interacting protein kinase 2-like; protein product: MERKGSVLMQRYELGKLLGQGTFAKVYHARNLKNGMNVAIKVIDKEKVLKVGMIDQIKCEISVMRLVRHPHVVELYEVMASKTKIYVVMEYVKGGELFDKISKGKLNHDDARRYFQQLVSAVDYCHSRGVCHRDLKPENLLLDENGNLKVSDFGLSALADTKHQDGLLHTTCGTPAYVAPEVINRKPYDGTKADIWSCGVILYVMLAGFLPFRDSNLIEMYKKIGNADFKYPNWFSSDVRRLLSKILNPNPKSRISLAKIMQSSWFKKGLEKPIVTDTDNKELAPLDIDEVFKASENGDNVDLPKPCSNLNAFDIISLSSGFDLSGLFDEKEQKTEMRFTSKKPASVIITKFDEICKNLGLKLKKKDGGLLKLEGSKEGRKGRLGINAEIFEITPAFHLVELKKSNGDTLEYQKLLKENVRPSLKEIVWTWQGEQPEGHCLDMARRTTEPVLER